A single region of the Glycine max cultivar Williams 82 chromosome 20, Glycine_max_v4.0, whole genome shotgun sequence genome encodes:
- the LOC100804534 gene encoding cyclin-dependent protein kinase inhibitor SMR1, with protein MSTDLHLHHELPKLRIAAVVKTDDDLPSDAQDDRNAVSSAVTQAEAENDGAITVDVGVKVNDESCRTPTSKESKIPATMTCPPAPRKPKFASCKRKLLEEFQFFDVTNKEDMDAFFRSTFPKRGCTTCT; from the coding sequence ATGTCCACCGACTTGCACCTCCACCACGAGCTACCAAAGCTCCGAATCGCCGCCGTCGTCAAAACCGACGACGACCTCCCCTCCGACGCCCAAGACGACCGCAACGCCGTCTCCTCCGCCGTCACACAAGCCGAGGCCGAAAACGACGGTGCCATCACCGTCGATGTCGGCGTCAAAGTCAACGACGAGAGTTGCCGTACTCCGACGTCGAAGGAGAGCAAAATTCCGGCGACGATGACGTGTCCGCCGGCGCCGAGGAAGCCGAAGTTCGCCTCGTGTAAAAGAAAACTACTTGAGGAGTTTCAGTTCTTCGATGTCACGAATAAGGAGGACATGGACGCCTTCTTCAGATCCACTTTTCCCAAGAGGGGATGCACTACTTGTACATGA